Part of the Paenibacillus kyungheensis genome, TGCCGATACAGGTGGTCGTGGATTTATGTGGGAAGTACAAAATAACGGAAATACCGTGTACTTGGTCGGTTCGATACATATTGCCAATGAAAGTTTTTATCCGCTACGCAAAGAATATGAGCAAGCTTTCGCAGAAGCTAATTATCTTGGCGTAGAAGTAGACATTACACAGATATCGGATGAAGCGATGCAACAACGTGTTTTGGAAATCGGTGAGTACAAAGATGGAAGCAGATTGCAAGATCATCTATCTACGTATACGTATGCCAAATTAGGTAAAGCACTTCTAGCGAATGATTGGAAACGCGATGCGTTAGATCATTTCAAACCATGGGTTGCAGAAATGATTGTAAGTTCTTTTGCTCCAAGCGATCCAGAATACAAATCAGCAGATGGCATTGATCTACACTTTATCCAAAAAGCTGTAGAACGCAAAATCACAGTGATGGAATTAGAATCACAAGATTCTCAGCTTATGATGCTCAATAACTTCTCTGATGAATTACAAGAACAAATGTTATATTCGACACTGTATGATCTGGACAATCCTAATCAAGCCGATCTGAATGAAAATACAGATGAAGCCGCAGAAATGTGGAAAACAGGCGATGAGAAAAAATTGCTAGAATTAACAAACAGTACAGCTGGTAATGAAGAATATAATAAAGCAATGCTGGTTAATCGCAATATTGGAATGGCGCAAAAAATTGATGGCTATCTAAAAAGCGGTGGCAACCAGAAATACTTTATCGTTGTCGGTGCGGCTCATTATCTAGGTAACGATGGTATTATTCACTTGCTTGAGAAAAAAGGATATACCGTTACAAGAAAATAACAGTATAGTTAGCGTAAACATAAGTATGATCTTAGATTCAACAATATCCAAAACATAAACGTGCTCCAAAAAACCACCTCATTCTGTAGTGAATGGAGTGGTTTTTTGTTGCAAATACAACATAAATAAGATATATTTAAAAAAGAATAATTGTTGCATTTACAACAAAAATAAAAGGAGCTCATTATGAAAGAAATTCTTCGAGAAATCGGAATGATCGCTAGAGCGTTAGATAGCATTAGCAATATTGAATTTAAAGAGTATGCACTCACCAAAGGTCAATATTTGTATCTGGTGCGTATCTATGAAAATCCTGGGATTATTCAAGAAAAATTAGCTGAAATGATCAAAGTCGATCGTACCACTGCTGCGCGTGCAATCAAAAATTTAGAAGAGAATGGATTTGTACAAAAAAAAGAAGATCCGCATAACAAAAAAATCAAAAAGCTTTTTCCTACAGTGAAAGGAGAACAGATTTATCCTGTGATCAAAAAAGAAAATGATTATTCTAATCTGATGGCACTGGAAGGATTGTCAGAGCAAGAGAATGACCTACTGTTCGAGCTTCTACAAAAAGTAAGAAAAAACGTAGAAAAAGATTGGACGTTTGTCAAAAAAGGCAATAAACGAAATTACGAATCATCGTGAAAGGAGTACACAAACGATATGGATATTATGATAAGACAGTGTACGTTAGAAGATGTACAACAATTACAGGAAATCAGCTATGCCACCTTTAATGAAACATTTCGAGAACAGAATTCGCCTGAACATATAGATTATTATTTGGAAAAGGCATTCAATCATTCGCAGTTAGAAAAAGAATTAAACAATCCGTATTCAAAGTTCTTTTTCGCTTATGTGAATAATGAACTTGCTGGTTATCTCAAGATCAATACTGATCAAGCACAGTCTGAAAAGATGAGCGAGGACAGTCTGGAGATCGAACGCATTTATATCAAGCAATCATTTCAAAAGCATGGAGTAGGGAAGCATCTTTTTCAGCAAGCCCTTCAGATTGCGAAAGAGCTGAACAAACAGCAGATGTGGCTAGGAGTATGGGAAAAGAACGACAATGCCATCTTATTTTATCAAAAGCTAGGTTTCGAGCTAACCGGTCAACATTCGTTCTATATGGGGGATGAACAGCAAACCGATTTGATTATGACCAAAAGACCACTTATGGATTAAGTGGTCTTTTGAATAGAATCGGATTCGATCAGTATGAAAATTTCGCAGTGTACGCATTCATTTCTTTATGGAACTGTGTAAGTAATTTGTTGGCAATCGCTAATTGAGTATTTGCTTTTTTGGATATGCTAGGATCTAATTTCTTGGTAGATAAATATTTTTGGAAAAGAAGCATACCTTGTAGTTGATAGTTAGCACCTTTTACATATATTTTGTGCATACGAGCCAAGTCTTTGTTGGGTGTATAGACTTTTTGTACCCCTTTAACAAACTTTTTATAGTTCGGAAGAGCAATCCCTGTAATCTCTACATAAGAAGAACGATGATCTGAAGCTTTGAATTTTTTATTTTCTTTAAAAATAGTTAGAGCAATTTGTTCATATTCTTGCAGTGGTTCCAATTGATCGTCATAATCCACGTAGTCATGATACGCCTGCTTGTATTTGGCAGGAACTTGGCTATCATCATAACCATATTCAGAAGAAGTGGCTGCATGAGTAGATGGAAGAGGTGCAACCAATACCATACTTTGTACGATCAAAAAGGTGAGCGTTACTATCCATAACAATCGAGCTTTCACGTTACTATATAATCCCCTTTCGCTAATATATTTGAGAAGACTCATTATAACATAGGTTGATTTTGTCAGTTCCTGTTACTATTTGTATCGTCACTTTGCATTCTTTCTTTTAGAAAGTTAGCAAGCATATTCTAGTGTATATAGTGAATATAAGCAAATTTAATTGCTTGGTATACATTGGAAACGGTTAACATATAAAGAATGAACATTTAGCGCACTGCTAAACATTGTAACAAGTTAAAGCGTTCGATATCGTGCTTGGCTATCTTGTTAAGGAAAAGGAAGTGTACACATGGTCAAAAGAGTAATTGTCACAGGTGGTAGTGGACTCGCTGGTAAATGGGTAGTACAAGAATTATTTGAGCAAGGATACGAAGTACTCAATTTAGACAAAGTTCCTTTGGATCATCCGCATGTACGGACACTGATTACAGACCTTACAGATGCAGGGCAAGTATTCAATGCGTTAGCCAGTCCTACGATTGATAAAAGTTACCATGAATCGATAGCACCGCAACCGATCGATGCCATTGTGCATCTAGCAGCAATTCCTCAAATTCACACGTATCCAGACAACGAAGTGTATCGTATCAATGTGATGAGTACGTACAATATATTGGATGCCGCGACCAAATACAATATTCCTAAAGTCATTTTAGCTTCCAGTGAAACGACGTACGGAACTTGTTTTGCAGACGAGCATCGTGATCCTGATTATTTCCCGCTCGATGAAGATTACAATATTAATCCGATGGATAGCTATGCTACATCCAAAGTGGTGAATGAAGTCACAGCCAAAGCTTTTCAGACCCGCACAGGTATAGATATCTATTGTTTTCGGATAGCCAATGTAATAGATCCTTCCAAATATGCTGATTTCCCTGCTTACTTCGCAGATCCTATTCAGCGTAAACGGATTACTTGGAGCTATATTGATACTCGTGATCTAGCGCTAGCATGTAGGTTAGCTGTTGAAACCGATGGATTGGGATTTCAGGTAATGAATATTGCCGCAAATGATGTTTCTTCTGACAAACCAACCAAAGAATTGCTAGCTGCTTATTATCCAAATGTGCCTTTGAAAAAAGAACTGGATGAATATGAGACATTAGTGAGCAATACCAAAGTAAAAAGACTGCTCGGATTTGAACAACAACATTATTGGAGATCTTATGTAGATACCGAATAGGATTACTATACAAAATATAATAAAAAGGGTGCGGCTGATCGTAGCTACACCCTTTTTGCTATCGTTCATTATCTAAAATGCTAAATGATATTTTGCTGAACGAAGCGATTTATTATGAAAATTGAGCATTGTACAAAGCGATTTTTTCGTTAAAGTCACTAATCAATAGCTGACCTTGAGTGAATTTTACATTCGCTTTTTTGATAATAGTGGGGTCTGGATTTAGTTTGGAAACGTATTTTTGAAAAAGGATCATTCCTTCTAATTGAAGAGTCGTTCCTTTAATAAATTGGGCGTGCATAGTGGAAAGGTCGGTATTGTTAGGCTTGATTTGTTTGATTCCACTTAGAAATTTTTTGTAACTCGGGATCGCAATAGTCGTCATTTCGCTATAAGCTTGTTTGCGCGTAGATGCGAGTACTTTTTTATACTTATTTAGAATAGTGGCAGCTTTGGTCTCGTAAGGAACCCATTCTTTATATTGATTATAGTAATCTACATAATCGTCAAAAGCCTGCTGTAATTCAGGTGCAACTTCATTATACGTATCATCTTCTACATAACCAGGTTCAGGTGCAGAAGGGCTACCATTCGTTATAGTTGTATTGGTTGCTGCATGTATCGTAGCTGGCGAGTGAAACACAGGAATACACGTAAATAACACTACCATCATGATCACCAACAACGATTGCTTTTTCATAGACAATAAAGTCTCCTTTGTACCTTTTTTTCTATAAAAATCCATTTATAAAGGTATCATACCAGAAATAAAGCACAAAGAGGTAACACTAAAATAACACAATCCCTATGACGGCTGAACCGGCTATTACCATTAATGGATGAAGCTTGTATCGGACAATCGCCCAGAATGCTGCAATACCGATCAATAATGTAGCGATTGTAGTCCAGCTCATAATCACATCTGCATGGTTAGACAGACCAAAATGGACCGCTGCATAAGCAATCAATCCGGTAATAATGGGGCGTAATCCGTAGAAAGACGATTGTACCCATATATTCGAATGAATTCGGTAAAAGAATGCTGCTAATATAATCACTACAATCAGCGAAGGAAGCACAATACCGCTTGTAGCGACAATAGCACCTGTTAACCCAGCAGTCTCATAACCGATTAAGGTGGCACTGTTGGTAGCAATCGGCCCCGGGGACATGCCTGCGAGTGAAACAGTGCTTTGAAATTGCTCGTCAGTTAGCCATCCATATCGACTACATTCATACTGGATCATCGGAATAACTGCATAACCTCCGCCAAATGAGCTAAAGCCGATTTTCAAAAAGCTTAAAAATAATTGCCATAATACCATGATATCTCCCCCTTAGATATAATATTCAATCGTAGGTGGGATATGATCATGAGTCGCTTTTTCGGTACGGGCAGTTAATCCTAATTTCTTTTTGGCTTGAATAATTAAGATACCGATACCTAGTCCGAATAAAATCATAAAGATCGGATTCAAGCCTGTAATCAGAAGAGTAATCAATGCTCCTGTAGCTACTACAATCGTAGAGCGATCAAATAATGCATTTTTCCCCATCCGATAAGCGGCAACAGCAATCAATCCGATCACAGCACCATGTATTCCTTGAAAAGCAGCTTGCACTTTCGGTTGATCCTGAAAAACAGAATAAAAAGCACTGAGTGCAAATACGATAAAAAAGGTAGGTAATGTAATCCCGAGTACAGCAGCGATAGCACCGGGAATCTTACCCATCCGATATCCGAGAAAAGTCGAAGCATTCACTCCTACACCGCCGGGTGCAGAACCTGCAATCGATAATAAATCGCTCATTTCCTGACCATCTATCCATTTTCGTTTCTGTACAACTTCTCGTTCTAATATCGGGATCATCGCATAGCCTCCGCCAAATGTAGCAGGGCCAATTTTGAAAAAGATCCAAAACAAATTCCATAGTAAATGTATTTTTAACTGAAGGGTTTCAGTCCAATAAGTTTTCATCACGTTCACTCCACTCTTAGTTACCAGTATATCATCTTTTAATCATTTTGAAATAAACTTTGGAGGTTGATCTTGTAAATGTTTCTGATCATCCTTAAAACGTTTGCTTATAAATGAAAAATAAGCTATAAAATAAGTGTATTCATCTTCTTTTTTTCTCAATGATAAAAAGTGGTCAAGGTTATCGTTACACGTTACAATGAAGGCAGATTTTAACCTTGAAGCGGAGTCAGAGCGGTATAAACGGCGTGCTTTACGACTTCTTTATGATCCAATGTTGTCGCATGTATACTGCTATATGCTAGAGAAAGGAAGAACGTATGAATACATTTCAATTTCCGATGAAAGTGGTCAAACGGCAAGTCTATGACCGGATAGCTACACAAGATCATATTTCCAAAACAGAGTTGCTGCAAGAAATGGATATTACGAGTAGTAGTCTGAATCGTATTCTGGATGAACTGACACGAGAAGGATGGATCAGTGAATCCGGACAAGGGCAATCTACAGGCGGACGACGACCTACATTGTATCGTATCAATCCTACGCACCGCTATATTATAGGATTGGAGATTTCACGAGTCTATTCGGTATTGGGATTGTATGATCTGCAAATGAATACGATTGTGTCGTATCGCTGGTTTATGGATGAACAGATGACTCCCGAGCGTCTGGTGGATTATGTAGAAGAACGAATCGATTGGATGCTCAATGATTATCAGTTAACGTTAAGTCAGATGATTGGTATAGGGATAGGAGCGGTAGGGCCTTTAGATCGAGCAAAAGGAATGATCTTGAATCCTGTTTATTTTCCAGCGACAGGTTGGAAAGATGTAGCGATCTGCC contains:
- a CDS encoding chromate transporter, producing MKTYWTETLQLKIHLLWNLFWIFFKIGPATFGGGYAMIPILEREVVQKRKWIDGQEMSDLLSIAGSAPGGVGVNASTFLGYRMGKIPGAIAAVLGITLPTFFIVFALSAFYSVFQDQPKVQAAFQGIHGAVIGLIAVAAYRMGKNALFDRSTIVVATGALITLLITGLNPIFMILFGLGIGILIIQAKKKLGLTARTEKATHDHIPPTIEYYI
- a CDS encoding MarR family winged helix-turn-helix transcriptional regulator, encoding MKEILREIGMIARALDSISNIEFKEYALTKGQYLYLVRIYENPGIIQEKLAEMIKVDRTTAARAIKNLEENGFVQKKEDPHNKKIKKLFPTVKGEQIYPVIKKENDYSNLMALEGLSEQENDLLFELLQKVRKNVEKDWTFVKKGNKRNYESS
- a CDS encoding TraB/GumN family protein; this translates as MKNWHKKMLSLVLAAGLLATASPAMAATASQPLIVKVNDQKVQYSKGIAPTVQQKVTMVPLRSTLQAMKIQLSNVSKDSITVVANGKSVTVKSKLAKINGTAYVPIRTFAELTGYTVIWNAKTHTIQLTSPPATPTLPVEENTPPVDTTVAPTENTAPPVVTPDPSSTITPTPAPSTETADTGGRGFMWEVQNNGNTVYLVGSIHIANESFYPLRKEYEQAFAEANYLGVEVDITQISDEAMQQRVLEIGEYKDGSRLQDHLSTYTYAKLGKALLANDWKRDALDHFKPWVAEMIVSSFAPSDPEYKSADGIDLHFIQKAVERKITVMELESQDSQLMMLNNFSDELQEQMLYSTLYDLDNPNQADLNENTDEAAEMWKTGDEKKLLELTNSTAGNEEYNKAMLVNRNIGMAQKIDGYLKSGGNQKYFIVVGAAHYLGNDGIIHLLEKKGYTVTRK
- a CDS encoding NAD-dependent epimerase/dehydratase family protein, producing the protein MVKRVIVTGGSGLAGKWVVQELFEQGYEVLNLDKVPLDHPHVRTLITDLTDAGQVFNALASPTIDKSYHESIAPQPIDAIVHLAAIPQIHTYPDNEVYRINVMSTYNILDAATKYNIPKVILASSETTYGTCFADEHRDPDYFPLDEDYNINPMDSYATSKVVNEVTAKAFQTRTGIDIYCFRIANVIDPSKYADFPAYFADPIQRKRITWSYIDTRDLALACRLAVETDGLGFQVMNIAANDVSSDKPTKELLAAYYPNVPLKKELDEYETLVSNTKVKRLLGFEQQHYWRSYVDTE
- a CDS encoding GNAT family N-acetyltransferase; protein product: MDIMIRQCTLEDVQQLQEISYATFNETFREQNSPEHIDYYLEKAFNHSQLEKELNNPYSKFFFAYVNNELAGYLKINTDQAQSEKMSEDSLEIERIYIKQSFQKHGVGKHLFQQALQIAKELNKQQMWLGVWEKNDNAILFYQKLGFELTGQHSFYMGDEQQTDLIMTKRPLMD
- a CDS encoding chromate transporter, translating into MVLWQLFLSFLKIGFSSFGGGYAVIPMIQYECSRYGWLTDEQFQSTVSLAGMSPGPIATNSATLIGYETAGLTGAIVATSGIVLPSLIVVIILAAFFYRIHSNIWVQSSFYGLRPIITGLIAYAAVHFGLSNHADVIMSWTTIATLLIGIAAFWAIVRYKLHPLMVIAGSAVIGIVLF